A part of Miscanthus floridulus cultivar M001 chromosome 6, ASM1932011v1, whole genome shotgun sequence genomic DNA contains:
- the LOC136456499 gene encoding BURP domain-containing protein 3-like, producing the protein MGRLLAGLLGFLLIASVGSHAARAPDQYWKSALPDTPMPTSLTQLLNTPAGGTTVNVGWGGVHVDAGHGKPGGTTVNVGNGGVGVNVNPGSSGKKPGGTTVGVGKGGVGVNVNPGYGKPGGTTVGVGKGGVGVNVNPGKPAGSGTTVGVGKGGVGVNVNPGYGKPGGTTVGVGKGGVGVNVNPGKPGGTGTTVGVGKGGVGVGVNPGYGKPGGTTVGVGKGGVGVHVNPRKKPVNVNASPFNYMYAASETQLHEDPSVALFFQEKDLQPGKKVTVQFANTATTGAKFLPRSEAEAIPFSSEKVPEILSRFSVDPDSVEAAEMAQTLRDCEAPAAKGEKKACATSLESMVDFATTSLGTSHVRAVSTVVAKEGSPKQEYTVTGVKRAAGTDGDGRLVACHAEPYAYAVFACHLTQQTQAYSVSMLGRDGTAVDAVAVCHADTSGWNPKHVAFQVLNVKPGTVPVCHFLPQDHVVWTRSG; encoded by the exons ATGGGGAGGCTCCTCGCCGGCCTACTTGGCTTCCTACTG ATTGCGTCGGTAGGAAGCCATGCAGCTCGTGCTCCGGATCAATACTGGAAGTCTGCTCTTCCCGACACTCCCATGCCGACCTCCCTCACCCAACTCCTCAACACCCCAG CCGGAGGCACGACCGTCAACGTCGGCTGGGGCGGTGTCCACGTCGATGCCGGGCACGGTAAGCCCGGGGGTACGACGGTTAACGTAGGCAACGGCGGCGTCGGCGTCAATGTTAACCCTGGCAGCAGCGGCAAGAAGCCCGGCGGCACCACGGTTGGTGTCGGGAAGGGCGGAGTTGGTGTTAACGTCAACCCCGGCTACGGGAAGCCCGGTGGCACCACCGTTGGCGTCGGGAAGGGTGGCGTTGGGGTTAACGTCAACCCTGGCAAGCCCGCCGGTAGTGGTACCACGGTCGGCGTTGGCAAGGGCGGCGTTGGCGTCAACGTCAATCCTGGCTACGGCAAGCCCGGTGGCACCACGGTCGGCGTCGGCAAGGGCGGAGTAGGCGTCAACGTCAATCCTGGCAAGCCGGGTGGTACCGGCACAACCGTTGGCGTGGGCAAAGGCGGCGTGGGCGTCGGCGTCAATCCCGGGTACGGCAAGCCGGGCGGCACCACGGTTGGCGTTGGCAAGGGCGGGGTTGGCGTCCACGTGAACCCGCGCAAGAAGCCCGTCAACGTCAACGCCAGCCCTTTCAATTACATGTACGCCGCATCAGAGACGCAGCTGCACGAAGACCCCAGCGTGGCGCTCTTCTTCCAGGAGAAGGACCTCCAGCCCGGTAAGAAGGTGACCGTCCAGTTCGCCAACACCGCGACCACCGGCGCCAAGTTCCTCCCGCGAAGCGAGGCCGAGGCCATCCCGTTCTCCTCCGAGAAGGTCCCCGAGATCCTGAGCCGCTTCTCGGTGGACCCGGACTCCGTCGAGGCGGCGGAGATGGCGCAGACGCTGCGCGACTGCGAGGCGCCCGCGGCCAAGGGCGAGAAGAAGGCGTGCGCCACGTCGCTGGAGTCCATGGTGGACTTCGCCACCACCAGCCTCGGGACCAGCCACGTGAGGGCCGTCTCGACCGTCGTGGCGAAGGAGGGCTCGCCGAAGCAGGAGTACACAGTGACCGGCGTGAAGCGCGCGGCCGGCACCGACGGCGACGGCCGCCTGGTGGCCTGCCACGCGGAGCCGTACGCGTACGCCGTGTTCGCGTGCCACCTGACGCAGCAGACGCAGGCGTACTCGGTGTCGATGCTCGGCAGGGACGGCACAGCCGTGGACGCTGTCGCGGTGTGCCACGCCGACACGTCCGGCTGGAACCCCAAACACGTCGCCTTCCAGGTGCTCAACGTGAAGCCCGGCACGGTGCCGGTCTGCCACTTCCTGCCGCAGGACCACGTCGTCTGGACCCGCAGCGGCTGA